The Theropithecus gelada isolate Dixy chromosome X, Tgel_1.0, whole genome shotgun sequence genome includes a window with the following:
- the LOC112615247 gene encoding LOW QUALITY PROTEIN: tubulin beta chain-like (The sequence of the model RefSeq protein was modified relative to this genomic sequence to represent the inferred CDS: deleted 2 bases in 1 codon), which produces MLCDGLTILAYQLYLKEDINENNAACDIPPRGLKVSATFICNSMAIQELFKCISEQFAAMFWRKAFLHWYTGEGMDEMEFTEAESNVNDLMSEYQQYQAGTVEEEDEFEEEAEEEVA; this is translated from the exons ATGTTGTGTGATGGACTAACTATATTAGCTTACCAACTGTACCTAAAAGAGGACATCAACG aaaacaatgcTGCCTGTGACATCCCGCCCCGGGGGCTAAAAGTGTCTGCCACCTTTATCTGCAACAGCATGGCCATCCAGGAGCTGTTCAAGTGCATCTCGGAGCAGTTCGCCGCCATGTTCTGGCGCAAGGCCTTCCTGCACTGGTACACGGGCGAGGGCATGGACGAGATGGAGTTCACCGAGGCCGAGAGCAACGTGAACGACCTGATGTCCGAATACCAGCAGTACCAG GCTGGTACTGTTGAGGAGGAGGACGAGTTCGaggaggaggccgaggaggaggtGGCCTAG